In one window of Kitasatospora sp. MMS16-BH015 DNA:
- a CDS encoding dihydrolipoamide acetyltransferase family protein — MTTEVRSLREFKMPDVGEGLTEAEILTWFVKVGDTVTDGQIVCEVETAKAAVELPIPFNGTVEQLFFPAGTTVDVGTSIISVAVEGAAPAAAPAPAPVAAPAAAPAAAPAAEAEPEPERRAVLVGYGPRTGGVQRRARKTTVVATSAPAAAAPVAAPAVPAPAPVAEPVQTGERPLAKPPVRKLAKDLGIDLRTVTPTGPDGVITREDVHAAAAPAPAAVAEAVAPVVEAAPVLPVAVGAGDVRVPVKGVRKATAQAMVASAFTAPHVTEFVQVDVTRTMKLVRELKESGELGAGVRVSPLLIVAKALLTAVRRYPEINASWDEAAQEIVIKGQVNLGFAAATPRGLIVPNIKDAGSKTLPQLAASLGDLIDTARQGKTPPADMSGGSITITNVGVFGVDTGTPILNPGEAAILAFGAVRDLPWVHKGKVVPRQVTTLALSFDHRLVDGELGSKVLADTAAILERPKRLITWG; from the coding sequence ATGACTACCGAAGTTCGCTCGCTCCGCGAGTTCAAGATGCCCGACGTGGGTGAGGGCCTCACCGAGGCCGAGATCCTGACCTGGTTCGTCAAGGTGGGCGACACCGTGACGGACGGTCAGATCGTCTGCGAGGTCGAGACGGCCAAGGCCGCCGTCGAGCTGCCGATCCCGTTCAACGGCACGGTGGAGCAGCTGTTCTTCCCGGCCGGCACCACGGTGGACGTGGGCACCTCGATCATCTCGGTCGCGGTGGAGGGCGCTGCTCCTGCGGCCGCTCCCGCTCCCGCTCCGGTGGCGGCTCCGGCCGCCGCCCCGGCCGCCGCCCCGGCCGCCGAGGCCGAGCCCGAGCCCGAGCGGCGCGCGGTGCTGGTGGGCTACGGCCCGCGCACCGGCGGCGTCCAGCGCCGGGCCCGCAAGACCACGGTCGTCGCCACCTCGGCTCCGGCTGCGGCCGCTCCGGTGGCCGCTCCGGCCGTACCCGCGCCCGCCCCGGTGGCCGAGCCGGTGCAGACGGGGGAGCGGCCGTTGGCCAAGCCCCCGGTGCGCAAGCTCGCCAAGGACCTCGGGATCGACCTGCGGACGGTCACCCCGACCGGTCCGGACGGCGTGATCACCCGCGAGGACGTGCACGCCGCCGCCGCGCCGGCTCCGGCCGCCGTGGCCGAGGCCGTGGCGCCGGTGGTCGAGGCCGCTCCGGTGCTGCCCGTCGCGGTCGGTGCCGGTGACGTCCGGGTGCCGGTCAAGGGTGTCCGCAAGGCGACGGCCCAGGCCATGGTCGCCTCGGCGTTCACCGCTCCGCACGTGACCGAGTTCGTCCAGGTCGACGTGACCCGGACGATGAAGCTGGTCCGCGAGCTCAAGGAGAGCGGCGAGCTGGGCGCGGGCGTGCGGGTCAGCCCGCTGCTGATCGTCGCCAAGGCGCTGCTCACCGCGGTGCGCCGCTACCCCGAGATCAACGCCAGCTGGGACGAGGCCGCCCAGGAGATCGTGATCAAGGGCCAGGTCAACCTCGGCTTCGCCGCGGCCACCCCGCGCGGGCTGATCGTGCCGAACATCAAGGACGCCGGCAGCAAGACCCTGCCGCAGCTGGCCGCCTCGCTCGGCGACCTGATCGACACCGCCCGCCAGGGCAAGACCCCGCCCGCCGACATGTCGGGCGGTTCGATCACCATCACCAACGTCGGCGTCTTCGGCGTCGACACCGGCACCCCGATCCTCAACCCGGGCGAGGCCGCCATCCTCGCCTTCGGTGCCGTCCGCGACCTCCCCTGGGTGCACAAGGGCAAGGTCGTCCCCCGCCAGGTCACCACCCTGGCCCTCTCCTTCGACCACCGCCTGGTCGACGGCGAGCTCGGCTCCAAGGTGCTGGCCGACACGGCCGCCATCCTGGAGCGCCCGAAGCGCCTGATCACCTGGGGCTGA
- a CDS encoding response regulator transcription factor, which produces MTENGQIRVFLLDDHEVVRRGVHDLLAMEGDIEVVGEAGTAAEALTRIPAVQPDVAVLDVRLPDGNGVEVCREVRSQHPAIKCLMLTSFSDDEALFDAIMAGASGYVLKAIRGTDLLSAVRDVAAGKSLLDPVATSRVLARLRDGGEKEDERLAQLTKQERKILDLIGEGMTNRQIGNELHLAEKTVKNYVSSLLAKMGMERRTQAAAYVARHQADHQH; this is translated from the coding sequence GTGACTGAAAACGGGCAAATCAGGGTATTCCTCCTCGACGACCACGAGGTCGTGCGCCGTGGCGTCCACGATCTCCTCGCGATGGAAGGCGACATCGAAGTCGTCGGCGAGGCCGGCACCGCCGCCGAGGCGCTGACCCGGATCCCGGCCGTCCAGCCCGACGTGGCCGTCCTCGACGTGCGCCTGCCGGACGGGAACGGCGTGGAGGTCTGCCGCGAGGTGCGCTCCCAGCACCCGGCGATCAAGTGCCTGATGCTCACCTCGTTCTCCGACGACGAGGCGCTGTTCGACGCGATCATGGCCGGGGCCTCGGGTTACGTGCTCAAGGCGATCCGCGGCACCGACCTCCTCTCGGCCGTCCGGGACGTGGCGGCGGGCAAGTCGCTGCTCGACCCGGTGGCCACCTCCCGGGTGCTCGCGCGGCTGCGCGACGGGGGTGAGAAGGAGGACGAACGACTCGCGCAGTTGACGAAGCAGGAGCGGAAGATCCTCGACTTGATCGGCGAGGGCATGACGAACCGTCAGATCGGCAACGAGCTGCACCTGGCCGAGAAGACCGTGAAGAACTACGTGAGCAGCCTACTTGCCAAGATGGGCATGGAGCGCCGGACTCAGGCCGCCGCCTACGTGGCCCGCCACCAAGCCGACCACCAGCACTGA
- a CDS encoding alpha-ketoacid dehydrogenase subunit beta — protein MAGQLSIAKALNNALRSSLESDPKTVLMGEDIGKLGGVFRITDGLQKDFGEARVIDTPLAESGIMGTAIGLALRGYRPVVEIQFDGFVYPAFDQIVSQLAKMHARALGHVKMPVTVRIPYAGGIGAVEHHSESHEAYFAHTAGLRVVTPSNADDAYWMLKQSIESDDPVIFLEPKRRYWDKGEVGSAAPLPLHAARIARPGTDLTLIAYGPMVKVCHEVAAAAAEDGHNLEVLDLRSLSPIDFATVEESVKRTGRAVVVHEAPVFMGMGAELAARLTEKCFYHLEAPVLRVGGYHAPYPPSRVEEAFLPDLDRVLDAVDRALAY, from the coding sequence ATGGCTGGTCAGCTGAGCATCGCGAAGGCGCTCAACAACGCGCTTCGCTCGTCGCTGGAGAGCGACCCCAAGACCGTCCTCATGGGTGAGGACATCGGCAAGCTGGGCGGTGTCTTCCGGATCACCGACGGCCTGCAGAAGGACTTCGGCGAGGCCCGGGTCATCGACACCCCGCTGGCCGAGTCCGGCATCATGGGCACCGCGATCGGCCTGGCCCTGCGCGGCTACCGCCCGGTGGTGGAGATCCAGTTCGACGGCTTCGTCTACCCGGCCTTCGACCAGATCGTCTCCCAGCTGGCCAAGATGCACGCCCGTGCGCTCGGCCACGTGAAGATGCCGGTCACCGTCCGCATCCCGTACGCGGGCGGCATCGGTGCCGTCGAGCACCACAGCGAGTCGCACGAGGCGTACTTCGCGCACACCGCGGGGCTCCGCGTGGTCACCCCCTCGAACGCGGACGACGCGTACTGGATGCTCAAGCAGTCGATCGAGTCGGACGACCCGGTCATCTTCCTGGAGCCCAAGCGCCGCTACTGGGACAAGGGCGAGGTCGGCTCCGCCGCCCCGCTGCCGCTGCACGCGGCGCGGATCGCGCGGCCGGGCACCGACCTGACGCTGATCGCGTACGGCCCGATGGTCAAGGTCTGCCACGAGGTCGCGGCCGCCGCGGCCGAGGACGGGCACAACCTGGAGGTCCTCGACCTGCGCTCGCTCTCGCCGATCGACTTCGCCACGGTGGAGGAGTCGGTCAAGCGCACCGGCCGCGCCGTGGTCGTGCACGAGGCCCCGGTCTTCATGGGCATGGGCGCCGAGCTGGCCGCCCGGCTGACCGAGAAGTGCTTCTACCACCTGGAGGCCCCGGTCCTGCGGGTCGGCGGCTACCACGCCCCGTACCCGCCGTCGCGGGTCGAGGAGGCCTTCCTGCCCGACCTGGACCGTGTGCTCGACGCCGTCGACCGCGCGCTCGCGTACTGA
- a CDS encoding LPXTG cell wall anchor domain-containing protein — translation MRTSVISRSVALAAATLGLAVALPLSLGSTAAFACGEDTAPTAPTQAPEHHDKPAQANFIPEVPGTPMTVTAGGPGFELGVEMANFTGAPYRHIAPAFNVFASADAGDGKHLINLQPADVKVEVMNAGHWLPLTMHHGCDPTLIGDTTPIQAPLADGHARRFMFRISIAADTSKKLTKLDVFTYADGLAKIDRQTLTIAHPAATAKPVPPKPVTPKPTPTATTPAPTTPAPVASNTPATVPAAVVTSTTPSAPAAPVTPATAPVAAELASTGPSGTITALAGAGGALVLLGGGALFAFRRRTAR, via the coding sequence ATGCGTACGTCCGTTATCTCCCGTTCTGTCGCCCTCGCCGCCGCCACCCTCGGCCTCGCCGTGGCCCTCCCGCTCTCGCTCGGCTCCACCGCCGCCTTCGCCTGCGGCGAGGACACCGCGCCGACCGCACCGACCCAGGCCCCCGAGCACCACGACAAGCCGGCCCAGGCGAACTTCATCCCGGAGGTCCCGGGCACCCCGATGACCGTCACGGCGGGCGGTCCGGGCTTCGAACTCGGCGTGGAGATGGCCAACTTCACCGGCGCCCCGTACCGGCACATCGCCCCCGCCTTCAACGTGTTCGCCAGCGCGGACGCAGGGGACGGCAAGCACCTGATCAACCTCCAGCCGGCAGACGTCAAGGTCGAGGTGATGAACGCGGGCCACTGGCTGCCGCTCACCATGCACCACGGCTGCGACCCGACCCTGATCGGTGACACCACCCCCATCCAGGCCCCGCTCGCCGACGGCCACGCCCGCCGCTTCATGTTCCGGATCAGCATCGCCGCCGACACCTCGAAGAAGCTCACCAAGCTCGACGTCTTCACCTACGCCGACGGCCTGGCCAAGATCGACCGCCAGACCCTGACCATCGCCCACCCGGCCGCCACCGCCAAGCCCGTCCCGCCGAAGCCGGTCACTCCCAAGCCCACCCCGACCGCGACCACTCCCGCGCCGACCACCCCGGCCCCGGTCGCGAGCAACACCCCCGCCACCGTCCCGGCCGCCGTGGTCACCAGCACCACCCCCTCGGCCCCGGCCGCCCCGGTCACCCCGGCCACCGCCCCGGTCGCCGCCGAGCTGGCCAGCACCGGCCCCTCCGGCACCATCACCGCCCTGGCCGGCGCGGGCGGCGCCCTCGTCCTGCTCGGCGGCGGCGCGCTCTTCGCCTTCCGCCGCCGCACCGCCCGCTGA
- a CDS encoding phosphotransferase, whose product MTTYGQLYVSAPERPDTTAPPVGTLSPPVGHPAVAGVLRAYRTGPAREIRPVSEGLLNRGYRVTTGSGRYFLKCYVDHATASRPAITAQHRATAALHALGLPTAPPLTTRSGRTVTAYGGRRFALFPWVEGGHRHGTELGQPQCGELGELLGRVHGALEQVCAPVVQPAGHRSADPAETARLVRDLLALPRIRERAEPFDALAAHRLAERLELLAAHWHRRPAPEAAPPTGWTHGDFHGLNLLYGPGDALAAVLDWDKLGRRPRAEEAVRAATLIFNDRETGVLDLVRVRRYSQAYRAGGAATAAEMAAACHRVWWERLNDLWMLQWHYQRQDHRADPLYPASAAQLSWWCEEYEQVLDAFSN is encoded by the coding sequence GTGACGACGTACGGCCAGCTCTACGTGAGCGCTCCGGAGCGCCCTGACACCACCGCTCCCCCGGTCGGCACCCTCAGCCCCCCGGTCGGCCACCCGGCCGTCGCCGGGGTGCTGCGGGCCTACCGGACCGGTCCGGCCCGGGAGATCCGCCCGGTCTCCGAGGGCTTGTTGAACCGGGGGTACCGCGTCACGACGGGGAGCGGGCGGTACTTCCTCAAGTGCTACGTGGACCACGCGACCGCCTCCCGCCCGGCGATCACCGCCCAGCACCGCGCGACGGCTGCCCTGCACGCCCTCGGGCTGCCCACCGCGCCCCCGCTGACCACCCGGAGCGGCCGCACCGTGACGGCCTACGGCGGCCGCCGGTTCGCGCTCTTCCCGTGGGTCGAGGGCGGCCACCGGCACGGCACCGAGCTCGGCCAGCCGCAGTGCGGGGAGCTCGGGGAGCTGCTGGGGCGAGTGCACGGCGCGCTGGAGCAGGTCTGCGCCCCCGTGGTGCAACCCGCAGGCCACCGCAGCGCCGACCCGGCCGAGACCGCCCGGCTGGTCCGCGACCTGCTCGCCCTGCCCCGGATCCGCGAACGGGCCGAGCCCTTCGACGCCCTGGCCGCCCACCGGCTCGCCGAGCGGCTCGAACTGCTCGCCGCCCACTGGCACCGCCGCCCGGCCCCCGAGGCCGCCCCGCCCACCGGCTGGACGCACGGCGACTTCCACGGCCTCAACCTGCTCTACGGCCCCGGCGACGCGCTGGCGGCCGTGCTCGACTGGGACAAGCTCGGCCGCCGCCCGCGCGCCGAGGAGGCCGTCCGGGCCGCCACCCTGATCTTCAACGACCGGGAGACCGGCGTGCTGGACCTCGTCCGGGTCCGCCGCTACTCCCAGGCCTACCGCGCCGGCGGAGCCGCGACGGCGGCCGAGATGGCCGCCGCCTGCCACCGGGTCTGGTGGGAGCGGCTCAACGACCTCTGGATGCTCCAGTGGCACTACCAGCGCCAGGACCACCGGGCCGACCCGCTCTACCCGGCCTCGGCGGCCCAACTCTCCTGGTGGTGCGAGGAGTACGAGCAGGTGCTGGACGCCTTCTCCAACTGA
- the pdhA gene encoding pyruvate dehydrogenase (acetyl-transferring) E1 component subunit alpha: MTVKSTARARKKTAPSVPQSVGTDAQPELIQLLTPEGERVEHPDYPLETTPEQLLALYRDLVLVRRFDAEATSLQRQGELGLWASLLGQEAAQVGSGRAMREGDYAFPTYREHGVAWCRDVDPLNLLGMFRGVNHGGWDPNEKNFHLYTIVIGSQALHATGYAMGITKDGADDAVIAYFGDGASSQGDVNEAFTFASVYNSPVVFFCQNNQWAISEPTTTQTKIPLYRRASGFGFPGVRVDGNDVLACLAVTRWALDHARSGAGPVLIEAFTYRMGAHTTSDDPTRYRENEETEAWKAKDPISRLKALLEKEGIGDEAFFAGVEAESEQLGLRVREGVRSMPDPDPTLIFEHVYAEPHALVDEERAEYEAYAASFEGGENH, from the coding sequence GTGACCGTCAAAAGCACGGCGAGGGCGCGCAAGAAGACCGCCCCCTCCGTCCCCCAGAGCGTCGGGACGGACGCCCAGCCGGAGCTCATCCAGCTGCTGACGCCGGAAGGCGAGCGCGTCGAGCACCCGGACTACCCCCTGGAGACGACGCCGGAGCAGCTGCTCGCGCTGTACCGCGACCTCGTCCTGGTCCGGCGCTTCGACGCCGAGGCCACCTCCCTCCAGCGCCAGGGCGAGCTGGGCCTGTGGGCCTCGCTGCTCGGCCAGGAGGCGGCGCAGGTCGGGTCGGGCCGTGCGATGCGGGAGGGCGACTACGCCTTCCCCACCTACCGTGAGCACGGCGTGGCCTGGTGCCGCGACGTGGACCCGCTGAACCTGCTCGGCATGTTCCGCGGCGTGAACCACGGCGGCTGGGATCCCAACGAGAAGAACTTCCACCTCTACACGATCGTGATCGGCTCGCAGGCGCTGCACGCCACGGGCTACGCGATGGGGATCACCAAGGACGGCGCGGACGACGCGGTCATCGCGTACTTCGGCGACGGCGCCTCCAGCCAGGGCGACGTCAACGAGGCCTTCACCTTCGCCTCGGTCTACAACTCCCCCGTGGTCTTCTTCTGCCAGAACAACCAGTGGGCGATCTCCGAGCCCACCACCACGCAGACCAAGATCCCGCTCTACCGCCGCGCCTCCGGCTTCGGCTTCCCCGGTGTCCGGGTGGACGGCAACGACGTGCTGGCCTGCCTCGCGGTGACCCGCTGGGCGCTCGACCACGCCCGCAGCGGGGCCGGCCCGGTGCTGATCGAGGCCTTCACCTACCGGATGGGCGCGCACACCACCTCCGACGACCCGACCCGCTACCGCGAGAACGAGGAGACCGAGGCCTGGAAGGCCAAGGACCCGATCTCCCGGCTCAAGGCGCTGTTGGAGAAGGAGGGCATCGGCGACGAGGCCTTCTTCGCCGGCGTCGAGGCGGAGAGCGAGCAGCTCGGCCTGCGCGTGCGCGAGGGGGTCCGCAGCATGCCGGACCCGGACCCGACGCTGATCTTCGAGCACGTCTACGCCGAGCCGCACGCGCTGGTGGACGAGGAGCGGGCCGAGTACGAGGCGTACGCGGCGTCGTTCGAGGGCGGGGAGAACCACTGA